In Flammeovirgaceae bacterium 311, one DNA window encodes the following:
- a CDS encoding metallo-hydrolase/oxidoreductase (COG2220 Predicted Zn-dependent hydrolases of the beta-lactamase fold) codes for MRNLLLYLLLLLSLPLLAQQQDVIPAKKSAITVTPVVHGSLVLQWNGRTIYVDPYDGADKFANFPAPDLVLITDIHGDHLHQETLKGLDLSKADLIAPQAVMEQLESGINFKKKTMLANGEETKWRSIRIKAMPMYNLPESEDAKHVKGRGNGYILNMGNQRFYLAGDTEATPEMRQLENIDVAFIPMNLPYTMDVQQAAEGVLDFKPRIVYPYHFRGAEGKLSDVEQYKAIVNMKDPSIDVRLREWYPEKQ; via the coding sequence ATGAGAAATTTACTGCTATACCTCTTACTCCTCCTTAGTCTGCCCCTTTTAGCACAGCAGCAGGATGTCATTCCGGCAAAAAAATCAGCCATTACGGTAACGCCAGTAGTTCACGGCAGCCTGGTGCTGCAGTGGAATGGTAGAACCATTTATGTAGATCCCTACGACGGTGCCGATAAGTTTGCCAATTTCCCGGCACCTGACCTGGTGTTGATTACTGATATTCATGGCGACCACCTGCATCAGGAAACCCTTAAGGGACTGGATTTATCCAAAGCGGATCTTATTGCCCCACAGGCAGTTATGGAGCAGCTGGAAAGTGGCATTAACTTTAAAAAGAAAACCATGCTGGCCAATGGCGAGGAAACAAAGTGGCGCTCCATCAGGATCAAGGCTATGCCGATGTATAACCTGCCGGAATCTGAAGATGCAAAGCATGTAAAGGGCAGGGGCAATGGTTACATTCTTAACATGGGCAATCAGCGGTTTTATTTGGCTGGCGATACTGAAGCAACACCTGAAATGCGGCAGCTGGAGAACATAGACGTGGCCTTTATACCTATGAACCTGCCCTATACCATGGATGTACAGCAGGCAGCCGAAGGCGTACTTGACTTTAAGCCACGCATAGTATACCCATACCACTTTCGTGGGGCCGAGGGCAAGCTAAGTGATGTGGAGCAGTACAAGGCTATTGTCAACATGAAAGATCCGTCCATCGATGTACGACTCCGGGAGTGGTATCCCGAAAAACAGTAA